One Drosophila subobscura isolate 14011-0131.10 chromosome U, UCBerk_Dsub_1.0, whole genome shotgun sequence DNA window includes the following coding sequences:
- the LOC117902512 gene encoding uncharacterized protein LOC117902512 — MKPVKPKIPLQRRSVTRSTNITRKYVQPIQDVHDIVRSSYDHLRHLHILHFNQSAVNLTLQNLKRKPRDTKYTCGYRRISTTPLGLYIKGSISRAVEIPFQDRYIVPVDVRGMISICKNSLGDVLQVQPFTFVQPVNQSEHFQPQSQRRPSVLMFGFNGMTASAFRSTLDGMPGLESSSQGWFEMHNYKRMGENSYINLMALISGHSPSAVHNLPSPSAMDALPYIWQHYKAQGYLTAYAEDLTLIRKFPFEFGQKPVDYYLRPFMRGIADSLHLRNRSTEYHGLERRLYVDYVYDYCQQLLEHYLNHTQPLFGLFWTSNFEASEKREPTLRDYIKRFEHLGLFRESIVIFFSDHVCHPMLFVWLPTWVRQQYPELAIALAINRQRMTSPHDLYLTLQDILNLGAKVPANPLIQPEGCPTCRTLFQEIPENRTCHEAARSENYCDCDAFLELLQEEAELLPLGQLLVDSLNEYRLSRAQLTDRCTAFTLQKVESIHQHRPALKSSIVQYRVRFTTQPKAARFLATVLYNHDTRQLVNVSVPSFGRLLRYVDQSKCVKDENDKKFCLCKTVNKQKKNPRIIQKSKTKTGGMQLEVVKLLDNLMQKVDQIEKFNTLRRQKIRVEVRKLKQRIVTSSTTSDMITYLEPNTTPMSEVIETHVNVPFTLNF, encoded by the exons ATGAAACCCGTGAAACCAAAGATTCCACTGCAAAGACGAAGTGTGACAAGGAGTACAAATATTACTAGAAAATATGTACAGCCCATTCAGGATGTTCACGATATTGTTAGGTCTAGCTACGATCATTTGCGCCATTTGCACATCCTTCATTTCAACCAATCAGCGGTGAATCTCACTTTGCAGAATCTCAAAAGAAAGCCAAGGGACACCAAGTACACGTGTGGCTATCGCAGGATCAGCACAACTCCATTGGGACTGTACATCAAGGGAAGCATCAG TCGCGCAGTGGAGATTCCCTTCCAGGACAGGTATATTGTCCCGGTAGATGTGCGTGGCatgatttccatttgcaagAACAGTCTGGGCGATGTGCTACAGGTTCAACCCTTCACCTTTGTCCAGCCCGTCAATCAGTCAGAACATTTCCAACCACAGAGTCAGCGTCGTCCCAGCGTCCTTATGTTCGGATTCAATGGCATGACCGCGAGCGCCTTTCGCTCCACCCTGGACGGTATGCCAGGACTGGAGAGCAGTAGCCAGGGCTGGTTCGAAATGCACAACTACAAGCGAATGGGCGAGAATAGCTACATCAATCTGATGGCCCTCATTTCGGGGCACAGTCCCAGTGCGGTGCACAATCTGCCATCGCCCAGCGCCATGGATGCGTTGCCTTACATTTGGCAGCATTATAAGGCACAGGGTTACCTAACGGCCTACGCAGAGGATCTCACGCTCATCCGAAAGTTCCCCTTTGAGTTTGGGCAGAAGCCCGTGGACTACTATCTGCGACCCTTCATGCGGGGCATTGCCGACAGTTTACATCTGCGCAATCGATCCACAGAGTACCATGGACTGGAGAGGCGTCTGTATGTGGACTATGTCTACGATTATTGTCAGCAGTTGCTGGAGCATTATCTCAACCACACACAACCTCTGTTCGGGCTCTTCTGGACAAGCAATTTCGAGGCTTCGGAGAAGCGGGAGCCAACGCTACGGGACTACATCAAACGCTTCGAGCACTTGGGTTTGTTCAGGGAATCAATTGTGATATTCTTCAGTGATCATGTGTGTCATCCCAtgctgtttgtgtggctgccaACGTGGGTGCGCCAGCAATATCCCGAATTAGCCATTGCTCTGGCAATCAATAGACAGCGCATGACCTCACCCCACGATCTCTACCTCACATTGCAGGATATTCTGAATTTGGGAGCCAAAGTACCAGCAAATCCGCTGATCCAACCCGAAGGCTGCCCCACCTGTCGCACGCTATTCCAGGAAATTCCCGAGAATCGCACCTGCCACGAGGCAGCTCGCAGCGAGAACTACTGCGACTGTGACGCCTTCTTGGAACTGTTGCAGGAGGAGgccgagctgctgccactcggcCAGCTGCTGGTCGACAGCCTCAACGAGTACCGCCTCTCGCGGGCGCAGCTAACGGATCGCTGTACGGCGTTTACCCTGCAGAAAGTTGAGTCCATACATCAGCATAGACCCGCCCTCAAGTCGAGCATTGTCCAGTATCGAGTGCGTTTCACTACCCAACCCAAAGCCGCGAGATTCCTGGCCACTGTGCTGTACAATCACGACACCAGGCAACTGGTGAATGTCAGCGTTCCCTCCTTTGGGCGACTGTTGCGATATGTGGATCAATCAAAGTGTGTCAAGGATGAGAATGACAAAAAGTTCTGTCTGTGTAAGACAGTcaacaaacagaagaaaaatcCCAGGATaatacaaaaaagtaaaaccaaaacGGGTGGGATGCAACTTGAAGTTGTGAAATTGTTGGACAATTTGATGCAGAAGGTGGATCAAATAGAAAAATTCAACACTTTGCGACGTCAAAAGATCCGAGTGGAAGTACGAAAACTGAAACAGAGGATCGTAACCTCCAGTACAACTTCCGATATGATCACCTATTTAGAACCGAACACCACGCCAATGTCCGAAGTGATCGAAACGCATGTCAATGTTCCTTTTACCCTTAACTTTTGA
- the LOC117902517 gene encoding uncharacterized protein LOC117902517 isoform X1 has translation MANKKMFNRTTSISPGQLHYYHTDFYYSMPDLNKTRKMHGVKRVLIFCLLIVILPATLIIMPLHLRKTVFADVVYPMAESDIIEIRAGISSIFCSKHTLKMTSSFNAFQLRNKPEISTNRKHIRLKKSMTLPDDTLEYWGFFLLKGANVRVKFCSRYDGSRILIVKGQRQLNLCGLTDHNKNKLGANYAKGHEQVKVFFEDKMEMEGPSAPAPEGGVLEHENHGGEDLSEEPTPQQQPLDLPTGLTLAGPSTATTSHKPIRKKLKKGTPHLPIPHHPVHSETPGTPQQHELTADAVQHSSGDRVVAPTPSVAQQKRQRKRELYERLYNRSKRENVYDRKYSHGGNAVNFTETDESNSVSSFENGLFLCFNGAILLSDFFKPNANCTDPHFMERAPNNSAQALQNVIEDGYYYYIFYSDNDEVRNDIHVIFDIYKPTFQYSNLSESQSCLNTTECSFNISFLSDEIVVVEVPTRDGIEHEEDDISYLVSTCHPRSEIYALFPITVMILILCCSFL, from the exons ATGGCTAACAAAAAGATGTTCAACAGGACTACGTCCATCAGTCCAGGACAATTGCATTACTATCACACGGATTTTTATTACTCAATGCCAGACTTGAACA AGACCCGCAAAATGCACGGCGTGAAGCGGGTTCTGATCTTCTGCCTGCTGATTGTGATACTGCCGGCCACGCTGATAATTATGCCTCTGCACCTGCGCAAAACGGTCTTTGCCGATGTCGTCTATCCCATGGCCGAGTCGGATATCATTGAGATCCGTGCTGGCATCTCATCGATCTTCTGCTCGAAGCACACCCTCAAGATGACGTCCAGCTTTAATGCATTTCAGCTGCGCAACAAGCCGGAGATTTCCACAAATCGCAAACACATTCGCCTGAAGAAATCGATGACCCTGCCCGACGACACCCTCGAATATTGGGGCTTCTTTCTGCTCAAGGGCGCCAATGTGAGGGTCAAGTTCTGCTCGCGCTATGATGGATCGCGCATATTGATTGTCAAGGGCCAGCGGCAACTTAATCTCTGCGGCCTGACGGAtcacaacaagaacaaactGGGTGCCAACTATGCCAAGGGGCACGAGCAGGTCAAGGTCTTCTTCGAGGACAAAATGGAGATGGAAGGCCCCTCCGCGCCTGCACCAGAGGGCGGCGTGCTTGAGCACGAGAACCATGGCGGCGAGGACTTGAGCGAGGAACCaacaccacagcagcagccattggaTCTACCCACTGGCTTGACCCTTGCCGGACCCTCCACTGCCACCACCTCGCACAAACCCATAAGAAAGAAGCTCAAAAAGGGCACTCCCCATCTGCCCATCCCGCATCATCCGGTACACAGTGAGACTCCGGGCACACCCCAGCAGCACGAACTCACTGCCGATGCAGTTCAGCACAGTTCAGGCGACCGAGTGGTTGCCCCAACGCCAAGTGTGGCGCAACAGAAGCGGCAGCGAAAGCGAGAGCTGTATGAGCGACTGTACAACCGCTCAAAGCGCGAGAATGTGTACGACAGGAAGTACAGTCACGGCGGTAATGCCGTCAACTTTACTGAGACAGACGAGTCCAACTCGGTATCCAGTTTCGAGAATGGTCTATTCCTGTGCTTCAACGGTGCCATACTCCTCAGTGATTTCTTCAAGCCGAACGCGAACTGCACGGATCCGCACTTCATGGAGCGGGCGCCCAACAACAGCGCTCAGGCCCTGCAGAATGTTATCGAGGATGGCTACTACTATTATATATTCTACAGCGACAACGATGAGGTGCGAAACGATATACACGTCATATTCGATATATATAAGCCGACGTTCCAGTACTCGAACCTGAGCGAGTCGCAGAGCTGCCTGAACACCACGGAGTGCAGCTTCAACATCAGTTTTCTGTCGGATGAGATTGTGGTCGTGGAGGTTCCCACACGGGATGGCATCGAGCATGAGGAGGATGACATATCCTACCTGGTGTCCACGTGCCATCCGCGTAGCGAAATCTATGCGCTGTTTCCCATCACAGTGATGATTCTCATACTGTGCTGCTCATTCCTGTAG
- the LOC117902517 gene encoding uncharacterized protein LOC117902517 isoform X3, whose protein sequence is MHGVKRVLIFCLLIVILPATLIIMPLHLRKTVFADVVYPMAESDIIEIRAGISSIFCSKHTLKMTSSFNAFQLRNKPEISTNRKHIRLKKSMTLPDDTLEYWGFFLLKGANVRVKFCSRYDGSRILIVKGQRQLNLCGLTDHNKNKLGANYAKGHEQVKVFFEDKMEMEGPSAPAPEGGVLEHENHGGEDLSEEPTPQQQPLDLPTGLTLAGPSTATTSHKPIRKKLKKGTPHLPIPHHPVHSETPGTPQQHELTADAVQHSSGDRVVAPTPSVAQQKRQRKRELYERLYNRSKRENVYDRKYSHGGNAVNFTETDESNSVSSFENGLFLCFNGAILLSDFFKPNANCTDPHFMERAPNNSAQALQNVIEDGYYYYIFYSDNDEVRNDIHVIFDIYKPTFQYSNLSESQSCLNTTECSFNISFLSDEIVVVEVPTRDGIEHEEDDISYLVSTCHPRSEIYALFPITVMILILCCSFL, encoded by the coding sequence ATGCACGGCGTGAAGCGGGTTCTGATCTTCTGCCTGCTGATTGTGATACTGCCGGCCACGCTGATAATTATGCCTCTGCACCTGCGCAAAACGGTCTTTGCCGATGTCGTCTATCCCATGGCCGAGTCGGATATCATTGAGATCCGTGCTGGCATCTCATCGATCTTCTGCTCGAAGCACACCCTCAAGATGACGTCCAGCTTTAATGCATTTCAGCTGCGCAACAAGCCGGAGATTTCCACAAATCGCAAACACATTCGCCTGAAGAAATCGATGACCCTGCCCGACGACACCCTCGAATATTGGGGCTTCTTTCTGCTCAAGGGCGCCAATGTGAGGGTCAAGTTCTGCTCGCGCTATGATGGATCGCGCATATTGATTGTCAAGGGCCAGCGGCAACTTAATCTCTGCGGCCTGACGGAtcacaacaagaacaaactGGGTGCCAACTATGCCAAGGGGCACGAGCAGGTCAAGGTCTTCTTCGAGGACAAAATGGAGATGGAAGGCCCCTCCGCGCCTGCACCAGAGGGCGGCGTGCTTGAGCACGAGAACCATGGCGGCGAGGACTTGAGCGAGGAACCaacaccacagcagcagccattggaTCTACCCACTGGCTTGACCCTTGCCGGACCCTCCACTGCCACCACCTCGCACAAACCCATAAGAAAGAAGCTCAAAAAGGGCACTCCCCATCTGCCCATCCCGCATCATCCGGTACACAGTGAGACTCCGGGCACACCCCAGCAGCACGAACTCACTGCCGATGCAGTTCAGCACAGTTCAGGCGACCGAGTGGTTGCCCCAACGCCAAGTGTGGCGCAACAGAAGCGGCAGCGAAAGCGAGAGCTGTATGAGCGACTGTACAACCGCTCAAAGCGCGAGAATGTGTACGACAGGAAGTACAGTCACGGCGGTAATGCCGTCAACTTTACTGAGACAGACGAGTCCAACTCGGTATCCAGTTTCGAGAATGGTCTATTCCTGTGCTTCAACGGTGCCATACTCCTCAGTGATTTCTTCAAGCCGAACGCGAACTGCACGGATCCGCACTTCATGGAGCGGGCGCCCAACAACAGCGCTCAGGCCCTGCAGAATGTTATCGAGGATGGCTACTACTATTATATATTCTACAGCGACAACGATGAGGTGCGAAACGATATACACGTCATATTCGATATATATAAGCCGACGTTCCAGTACTCGAACCTGAGCGAGTCGCAGAGCTGCCTGAACACCACGGAGTGCAGCTTCAACATCAGTTTTCTGTCGGATGAGATTGTGGTCGTGGAGGTTCCCACACGGGATGGCATCGAGCATGAGGAGGATGACATATCCTACCTGGTGTCCACGTGCCATCCGCGTAGCGAAATCTATGCGCTGTTTCCCATCACAGTGATGATTCTCATACTGTGCTGCTCATTCCTGTAG
- the LOC117902517 gene encoding uncharacterized protein LOC117902517 isoform X2, producing MQPLTEYRFEETRKMHGVKRVLIFCLLIVILPATLIIMPLHLRKTVFADVVYPMAESDIIEIRAGISSIFCSKHTLKMTSSFNAFQLRNKPEISTNRKHIRLKKSMTLPDDTLEYWGFFLLKGANVRVKFCSRYDGSRILIVKGQRQLNLCGLTDHNKNKLGANYAKGHEQVKVFFEDKMEMEGPSAPAPEGGVLEHENHGGEDLSEEPTPQQQPLDLPTGLTLAGPSTATTSHKPIRKKLKKGTPHLPIPHHPVHSETPGTPQQHELTADAVQHSSGDRVVAPTPSVAQQKRQRKRELYERLYNRSKRENVYDRKYSHGGNAVNFTETDESNSVSSFENGLFLCFNGAILLSDFFKPNANCTDPHFMERAPNNSAQALQNVIEDGYYYYIFYSDNDEVRNDIHVIFDIYKPTFQYSNLSESQSCLNTTECSFNISFLSDEIVVVEVPTRDGIEHEEDDISYLVSTCHPRSEIYALFPITVMILILCCSFL from the exons atGCAGCCCTTGACAGAATATCGCTTTGAAG AGACCCGCAAAATGCACGGCGTGAAGCGGGTTCTGATCTTCTGCCTGCTGATTGTGATACTGCCGGCCACGCTGATAATTATGCCTCTGCACCTGCGCAAAACGGTCTTTGCCGATGTCGTCTATCCCATGGCCGAGTCGGATATCATTGAGATCCGTGCTGGCATCTCATCGATCTTCTGCTCGAAGCACACCCTCAAGATGACGTCCAGCTTTAATGCATTTCAGCTGCGCAACAAGCCGGAGATTTCCACAAATCGCAAACACATTCGCCTGAAGAAATCGATGACCCTGCCCGACGACACCCTCGAATATTGGGGCTTCTTTCTGCTCAAGGGCGCCAATGTGAGGGTCAAGTTCTGCTCGCGCTATGATGGATCGCGCATATTGATTGTCAAGGGCCAGCGGCAACTTAATCTCTGCGGCCTGACGGAtcacaacaagaacaaactGGGTGCCAACTATGCCAAGGGGCACGAGCAGGTCAAGGTCTTCTTCGAGGACAAAATGGAGATGGAAGGCCCCTCCGCGCCTGCACCAGAGGGCGGCGTGCTTGAGCACGAGAACCATGGCGGCGAGGACTTGAGCGAGGAACCaacaccacagcagcagccattggaTCTACCCACTGGCTTGACCCTTGCCGGACCCTCCACTGCCACCACCTCGCACAAACCCATAAGAAAGAAGCTCAAAAAGGGCACTCCCCATCTGCCCATCCCGCATCATCCGGTACACAGTGAGACTCCGGGCACACCCCAGCAGCACGAACTCACTGCCGATGCAGTTCAGCACAGTTCAGGCGACCGAGTGGTTGCCCCAACGCCAAGTGTGGCGCAACAGAAGCGGCAGCGAAAGCGAGAGCTGTATGAGCGACTGTACAACCGCTCAAAGCGCGAGAATGTGTACGACAGGAAGTACAGTCACGGCGGTAATGCCGTCAACTTTACTGAGACAGACGAGTCCAACTCGGTATCCAGTTTCGAGAATGGTCTATTCCTGTGCTTCAACGGTGCCATACTCCTCAGTGATTTCTTCAAGCCGAACGCGAACTGCACGGATCCGCACTTCATGGAGCGGGCGCCCAACAACAGCGCTCAGGCCCTGCAGAATGTTATCGAGGATGGCTACTACTATTATATATTCTACAGCGACAACGATGAGGTGCGAAACGATATACACGTCATATTCGATATATATAAGCCGACGTTCCAGTACTCGAACCTGAGCGAGTCGCAGAGCTGCCTGAACACCACGGAGTGCAGCTTCAACATCAGTTTTCTGTCGGATGAGATTGTGGTCGTGGAGGTTCCCACACGGGATGGCATCGAGCATGAGGAGGATGACATATCCTACCTGGTGTCCACGTGCCATCCGCGTAGCGAAATCTATGCGCTGTTTCCCATCACAGTGATGATTCTCATACTGTGCTGCTCATTCCTGTAG